Proteins from one Juglans microcarpa x Juglans regia isolate MS1-56 chromosome 1S, Jm3101_v1.0, whole genome shotgun sequence genomic window:
- the LOC121246765 gene encoding protein DMP2-like: MDASKSTESSGQKTMKDHTFSGLGNLVRLLPTGTVFTYQFLSPALSNYGNCNTFKYKFPTSILVGLCGLACFFSTFTDSYVGDDKKTHYGIATWKGIWPSSESKNVDLSAYKLRFADFVHAFFAVAVFGVVVLLDQNTVECFYPVSASTEKTLLKVLPPVVGAVSSVVFMAFPNKRHGIGYPKSTSTESSKDSKSSTSTTGAVSSTTEV; the protein is encoded by the coding sequence ATGGATGCATCCAAGTCTACGGAAAGCTCCGGCCAGAAAACCATGAAAGACCATACATTTTCAGGTCTTGGAAACCTAGTGAGGCTCCTCCCGACGGGGACAGTCTTCACGTACCAGTTCCTCAGCCCTGCCTTATCCAACTATGGCAACTGCAACACCTTCAAGTACAAGTTCCCCACATCCATCCTCGTTGGTCTCTGTGGTCTGGCTTGCTTCTTTTCTACTTTCACCGACAGTTATGTCGGAGATGACAAGAAAACCCACTATGGGATTGCAACGTGGAAGGGTATTTGGCCCTCGTCGGAGTCCAAGAACGTCGACCTGTCGGCCTATAAGCTTCGGTTTGCCGACTTCGTTCATGCCTTCTTTGCGGTGGCTGTGTTTGGAGTCGTCGTGCTTTTGGATCAAAATACTGTGGAGTGCTTCTACCCTGTGTCGGCTTCAACTGAGAAAACTTTGCTCAAGGTGTTGCCTCCTGTTGTTGGTGCGGTGTCGAGTGTGGTTTTCATGGCTTTTCCTAACAAGCGCCATGGAATCGGATACCCTAAAAGTACTAGTACTGAGTCTTCGAAGGATTCCAAgtctagtactagtactactggaGCAGTATCCTCAACGACAGAAGTCTAA
- the LOC121246768 gene encoding putative E3 ubiquitin-protein ligase RF298 isoform X1: MASMVSKASSSSSCQVSPSVLMGEKGSRNKRKFRADPPVCDESKIILSPQIECPTYEFSAEKFGINSCIGQPSACDLCSVNQDRSDGLKLDLGLSSAIGSSEVGPSRPREEIEAGESQDADWSDLTEAHLEELVLSNLDAIFKSAIKKIVACGCTEEVATKAVLRSGICYGYKDTVANIVDNALTFLRSGQERDPSREYYFEDLEQLEKYVLAELVCVLQEVRPFFSTGDAMWCLLICDMNVSHACAVGGDLSSTSACDGSSSGISYISTQPQLKTETKSLESNLPSPLKTFTCSHGTESEAPTMAGVPNLTKPKSSLVLNGLVSEKEEGTNTTSDTVDRSFNVAGTCQSPAMEEKFGGSRKVHSGGTKREYMLRQKPHHVDKHYRTYGSKGSSRGGKLSGSGGLILDKKLKSVTDSTAINLKNASLKISKPMGVGVPQDNGNHSLSTSSGLSSSVASDPESVNNISALSKTNTLTKLREVNSPLSLASVSTPPPLSAANTELSLSLPTKSNTALVPVCGNAEPPKSSYAGIPYDRSLGQWVPQDRKDEMILKLVPRVRELQNQLHEWTEWANQKVMQAARRLGKDKAELKTLRQEKEEVERLKKEKQTLEENTMKKLSEMENALCKASGQVERANATFRKLEVENTELRKDMEVAKLHVEESAASCQEVSKREKTTLMKFQSWEKQKTLLHQELMTEKLKVKQLLQELEQAKVLEERFEDRWKHEEKVKGELLMQANSIKKEREEIEASARSKENMITSKAEKNLTKYKDDIQKLEKEISQLRLKTDSSKIAALRRGIDGGYVTRLTDIKNSPDHKDPWIPYISEVVKDFQDHSGAGVKRERECVMCLSEEMSVVFLPCAHQVVCPTCNELHEKRGMKDCPSCRSPIQQRISVRYDRS, translated from the exons ATGGCATCAATGGTTTCTAAGGCTAGCAGTAGTAGTAGCTGTCAAGTGTCTCCTTCAGTTTTGATGGGAGAAAAGGGAAGTAGGAATAAGAGGAAATTTCGGGCTGATCCACCTGTATGCGACGAGAGTAAGATTATTTTGTCGCCTCAAATTGAATGCCCAACTTATGAATTTTCAGCAGAGAAATTTGGAATCAACTCGTGTATTGGACAACCAAGTGCCTGTGATCTGTGTAGTGTTAACCAGGACCGTTCTGATGGGTTGAAACTTGACCTTGGGTTGTCTAGTGCTATAGGCTCATCTGAGGTTGGGCCTAGCCGGCCTAGAGAAGAAATAGAGGCAGGCGAATCCCAAGATGCTGATTGGAGTGATCTTACAGAAGCTCATCTTGAAGAACTAgttttaagtaatttagatgCCATTTTCAAGAGTgcgattaaaaaaattgttgcttGCGGTTGCACAGAAGAAGTTGCTACTAAGGCTGTCTTAAGGTCTGGCATTTGTTATGGGTATAAAGACACAGTGGCAAATATAGTGGATAATGCTTTAACATTTCTTAGAAGTGGCCAAGAGAGAGATCCCTCAAGAGAGTACTATTTTGAGGATTTAGAGCAGCTGGAGAAGTATGTACTGGCAGAGTTGGTTTGTGTTCTTCAAGAAGTTAGGCCTTTCTTCAGCACTGGGGATGCAATGTGGTGCTTGTTGATTTGTGATATGAATGTGTCACATGCTTGTGCAGTGGGTGGAGACCTCTCGAGTACTTCTGCATGCGATGGGTCCTCAAGTGGGATTTCTTATATTTCCACTCAACCCCAGTTGAAAACAGAAACCAAAAGTTTGGAATCGAATCTTCCAAGTCCTCTGAAAACATTTACTTGTTCTCATGGTACTGAATCCGAGGCACCCACTATGGCAGGGGTTCCCAACCTTACAAAGCCAAAGAGTTCACTTGTTCTCAACGGGCTAGTATCAGAGAAAGAAGAGGGCACAAATACAACATCCGATACTGTTGATAGATCCTTTAATGTTGCAGGAACATGTCAATCTCCTGCCATGGAAGAGAAGTTTGGGGGAAGTAGAAAGGTACATTCTGGTGGTACCAAGAGAGAATACATGCTCCGACAGAAGCCACATCATGTGGACAAACATTACCGGACGTATGGATCTAAAGGATCTTCAAGAGGAGGGAAGCTGAGTGGTTCTGGTGGTTTAATCTTGgataagaaattaaaatctgTGACGGACTCCACTGCCATTAATCTAAAAAATGCTTCCTTAAAGATAAGCAAGCCTATGGGAGTTGGCGTGCCTCAGGACAATGGTAACCATAGTCTTTCAACCAGCTCTGGACTCTCTTCCTCAGTAGCTTCCGACCCAGAAAGTGTTAATAATATTTCTGCATTGTCTAAGACCAATACCTTAACCAAATTACGTGAAGTTAATTCTCCGCTTTCATTGGCATCAGTTAGTACACCACCTCCATTATCAGCTGCCAATACTGAGCTCTCTCTTTCACTTCCTACAAAGAGCAACACTGCTTTGGTGCCCGTCTGCGGTAATGCAGAGCCACCTAAGAGTAGTTACGCTGGGATACCATATGACCGGTCTCTAGGGCAGTGGGTTCCCCAGGACAGGAAggatgagatgattttgaaaCTAGTTCCAAGGGTTCGGGAATTGCAAAATCAGCTCCATGAGTGGACTGAATGGGCAAATCAGAAAGTTATGCAGGCTGCTCGTAGGCTGGGTAAGGACAAGGCTGAACTCAAGACATTGAggcaagagaaagaagaagttGAACGACTCAAGAAAGAGAAGCAGACTCTGGAGGAAAACACTATGAAGAAGCTATCTGAGATGGAGAATGCTTTGTGCAAGGCTAGTGGGCAGGTTGAGCGAGCTAATGCTACTTTCCGAAAGCTTGAGGTTGAGAATACTGAACTGAGGAAAGACATGGAAGTTGCAAAATTACATGTGGAAGAGTCAGCTGCAAGCTGTCAGGAGGTATCAAAGAGGGAGAAGACGACACTGATGAAATTTCAGTCATGGGAGAAGCAAAAAACCTTGTTGCACCAAGAACTAATGACAGAAAAACTCAAAGTAAAACAGCTGCTACAGGAATTGGAGCAAGCTAAAGTTCTCGAGGAGCGATTTGag GATAGATGGAAACATGAGGAGAAAGTAAAGGGAGAACTACTTATGCAAGCCAAttccattaaaaaagaaagagaagaaatcgAGGCTTCTGCAAGATCAAAGGAGAATATGATTACATCCAAAGCAGAAAAGAATCTGACGAAATACAAAGATGATATTCAGAAACTTGAAAAAGAGATCTCCCAATTGAGACTGAAAACTGATTCTTCAAAAATTGCTGCACTCAGGAGGGGCATTGATGGAGGTTATGTCACCAGACTCACGGACATAAAAAATAGCCCAGATCACAAGGATCCCTGGATCCCTTATATCTCAGAAGTTGTAAAAGATTTTCAGGACCACTCTGGTGCTGGTGTCAAACGTGAACGGGAGTGCGTGATGTGCCTTTCAGAGGAGATGTCTGTGGTTTTTCTTCCGTGTGCTCATCAGGTAGTGTGTCCAACATGCAATGAGCTCCATGAGAAACGGGGGATGAAGGATTGCCCTTCTTGCAGGAGTCCCATACAGCAGCGAATTTCTGTTCGTTATGATCGTTCTTAG
- the LOC121246768 gene encoding putative E3 ubiquitin-protein ligase RF298 isoform X2, with amino-acid sequence MASMVSKASSSSSCQVSPSVLMGEKGSRNKRKFRADPPVCDESKIILSPQIECPTYEFSAEKFGINSCIGQPSACDLCSVNQDRSDGLKLDLGLSSAIGSSEVGPSRPREEIEAGESQDADWSDLTEAHLEELVLSNLDAIFKSAIKKIVACGCTEEVATKAVLRSGICYGYKDTVANIVDNALTFLRSGQERDPSREYYFEDLEQLEKYVLAELVCVLQEVRPFFSTGDAMWCLLICDMNVSHACAVGGDLSSTSACDGSSSGISYISTQPQLKTETKSLESNLPSPLKTFTCSHGTESEAPTMAGVPNLTKPKSSLVLNGLVSEKEEGTNTTSDTVDRSFNVAGTCQSPAMEEKFGGSRKVHSGGTKREYMLRQKPHHVDKHYRTYGSKGSSRGGKLSGSGGLILDKKLKSVTDSTAINLKNASLKISKPMGVGVPQDNGNHSLSTSSGLSSSVASDPESVNNISALSKTNTLTKLREVNSPLSLASVSTPPPLSAANTELSLSLPTKSNTALVPVCGNAEPPKSSYAGIPYDRSLGQWVPQDRKDEMILKLVPRVRELQNQLHEWTEWANQKVMQAARRLGKDKAELKTLRQEKEEVERLKKEKQTLEENTMKKLSEMENALCKASGQVERANATFRKLEVENTELRKDMEVAKLHVEESAASCQEVSKREKTTLMKFQSWEKQKTLLHQELMTEKLKVKQLLQELEQAKVLEERFEEKNIYHRIDGNMRRK; translated from the exons ATGGCATCAATGGTTTCTAAGGCTAGCAGTAGTAGTAGCTGTCAAGTGTCTCCTTCAGTTTTGATGGGAGAAAAGGGAAGTAGGAATAAGAGGAAATTTCGGGCTGATCCACCTGTATGCGACGAGAGTAAGATTATTTTGTCGCCTCAAATTGAATGCCCAACTTATGAATTTTCAGCAGAGAAATTTGGAATCAACTCGTGTATTGGACAACCAAGTGCCTGTGATCTGTGTAGTGTTAACCAGGACCGTTCTGATGGGTTGAAACTTGACCTTGGGTTGTCTAGTGCTATAGGCTCATCTGAGGTTGGGCCTAGCCGGCCTAGAGAAGAAATAGAGGCAGGCGAATCCCAAGATGCTGATTGGAGTGATCTTACAGAAGCTCATCTTGAAGAACTAgttttaagtaatttagatgCCATTTTCAAGAGTgcgattaaaaaaattgttgcttGCGGTTGCACAGAAGAAGTTGCTACTAAGGCTGTCTTAAGGTCTGGCATTTGTTATGGGTATAAAGACACAGTGGCAAATATAGTGGATAATGCTTTAACATTTCTTAGAAGTGGCCAAGAGAGAGATCCCTCAAGAGAGTACTATTTTGAGGATTTAGAGCAGCTGGAGAAGTATGTACTGGCAGAGTTGGTTTGTGTTCTTCAAGAAGTTAGGCCTTTCTTCAGCACTGGGGATGCAATGTGGTGCTTGTTGATTTGTGATATGAATGTGTCACATGCTTGTGCAGTGGGTGGAGACCTCTCGAGTACTTCTGCATGCGATGGGTCCTCAAGTGGGATTTCTTATATTTCCACTCAACCCCAGTTGAAAACAGAAACCAAAAGTTTGGAATCGAATCTTCCAAGTCCTCTGAAAACATTTACTTGTTCTCATGGTACTGAATCCGAGGCACCCACTATGGCAGGGGTTCCCAACCTTACAAAGCCAAAGAGTTCACTTGTTCTCAACGGGCTAGTATCAGAGAAAGAAGAGGGCACAAATACAACATCCGATACTGTTGATAGATCCTTTAATGTTGCAGGAACATGTCAATCTCCTGCCATGGAAGAGAAGTTTGGGGGAAGTAGAAAGGTACATTCTGGTGGTACCAAGAGAGAATACATGCTCCGACAGAAGCCACATCATGTGGACAAACATTACCGGACGTATGGATCTAAAGGATCTTCAAGAGGAGGGAAGCTGAGTGGTTCTGGTGGTTTAATCTTGgataagaaattaaaatctgTGACGGACTCCACTGCCATTAATCTAAAAAATGCTTCCTTAAAGATAAGCAAGCCTATGGGAGTTGGCGTGCCTCAGGACAATGGTAACCATAGTCTTTCAACCAGCTCTGGACTCTCTTCCTCAGTAGCTTCCGACCCAGAAAGTGTTAATAATATTTCTGCATTGTCTAAGACCAATACCTTAACCAAATTACGTGAAGTTAATTCTCCGCTTTCATTGGCATCAGTTAGTACACCACCTCCATTATCAGCTGCCAATACTGAGCTCTCTCTTTCACTTCCTACAAAGAGCAACACTGCTTTGGTGCCCGTCTGCGGTAATGCAGAGCCACCTAAGAGTAGTTACGCTGGGATACCATATGACCGGTCTCTAGGGCAGTGGGTTCCCCAGGACAGGAAggatgagatgattttgaaaCTAGTTCCAAGGGTTCGGGAATTGCAAAATCAGCTCCATGAGTGGACTGAATGGGCAAATCAGAAAGTTATGCAGGCTGCTCGTAGGCTGGGTAAGGACAAGGCTGAACTCAAGACATTGAggcaagagaaagaagaagttGAACGACTCAAGAAAGAGAAGCAGACTCTGGAGGAAAACACTATGAAGAAGCTATCTGAGATGGAGAATGCTTTGTGCAAGGCTAGTGGGCAGGTTGAGCGAGCTAATGCTACTTTCCGAAAGCTTGAGGTTGAGAATACTGAACTGAGGAAAGACATGGAAGTTGCAAAATTACATGTGGAAGAGTCAGCTGCAAGCTGTCAGGAGGTATCAAAGAGGGAGAAGACGACACTGATGAAATTTCAGTCATGGGAGAAGCAAAAAACCTTGTTGCACCAAGAACTAATGACAGAAAAACTCAAAGTAAAACAGCTGCTACAGGAATTGGAGCAAGCTAAAGTTCTCGAGGAGCGATTTGag gaaaaaaatatatatcacagGATAGATGGAAACATGAGGAGAAAGTAA